TCGTAGTTGCCGTGAACGCTGAGCATGATCTTGTCGATGCCGGCATTCATCGCGGTGTCGACCTGCTGCTTGATGCGATTGAACTCGGGCGTCCCCGTCTGGAAGTCCGGATTCTCGCTGGACAGGAAGTGGCGTACCTCACCGTAGCAGCGCCACACGTCCACCACGGTCACCGTGGACGGGCCGTAGACGAGCTTGGAGAGGAAGGTGTCCTTCGCCGGGTACTTCTTCCGCAGCGCCTTGAGCGCGGTCTCGTTCGCGGTTTCCTTCTCTCCAGCCAGGTTGAGGAAGAGGATCTTCATGGGCGGGCCTTCCAGGGGTTGGAGTATACCCTGACTGGGCGAGAAGCGTGGAGGCCGCGGACCCCTCCCGGCCTGCCCTCCCGTGACTTTGACAGGCTCCGTCCAGCCTCCCTATCGTTCCACGATGCGGAACAGGTTCAGGCGCTTCCTCATCACCACGCTCTCGGCATGCATCCTGCTGGGCGTGCTGCTGGTGATGAACTTCGCGTCCATCTTCTTCTGGTCCATCACCCCCGGCACTCCGTTCAGCGAAGCACGTCCCCCCGCTCCGCCCGACTACACCCAGGCCTCCGCCTGGAGCGCACTTCCCGAGCTCCACGATCTCGCGGACACGCTCCCGCCGTCGAGCCCGGGGGTCGATCAGTCCCAGGCGCTCGTGGACGTCTTCTACATCCATCCCACCACCTATGTCGGCGCCGAGTGGAATGGCCCCATCGATGACCCTTCTCTCAACGCGGCGACCGACCGGGTGGCGACGCTCCTTCAAGCGAGCGCCTTCAATGCCTGTTGCGCCATCTATGCGCCTCGCTACCGGCAGGCGAACCTCACCGCCCTCACCGGACAAGGTGAGGAGAACCTGGCCGCGGTGGACCTCGCCTATCAAGACGTCGCCGCGGCGTTCCGCTACTGGCGGGAGAAATACAATCACGGACGGCCCTTCATCCTCGCGTCACACAGCCAGGGGACCGTGCATGCCAGACGCCTCCTGCGCGAAGCCGTGAGCGGGACTCCACTCCGGAACCAGCTCGTCGCCGCGTATCTCATTGGGATTCCCATGCCAGAGGGTGCGCTCCGGCAGAGCCTTCCCGACATTCCCATTTGCGCATCACCCGAGCAGACCGGCTGTCTCATCAGCTGGAACGCACGCGGCGCTGGCTACACGGAGCGCATCCAGGTGCGGGAGCCCGTGACGGACACGACCTCCGCGTCGGGCCCCTTCCTCTGCGTGAATCCCCTCACCTGGCGGCATGACACGCAACCGGCCCCGCGGGGGAGAAACGAAGGAGCCGTGTTCCTCGAAACGACCCCACCCCGGGTGATGCCAGGACTCACCGGCGCGCAATGCAAGGAGGGGAAGCTGGAGGTCCTCCTCGGCGAAGACCCGCCGCGCGACTTCATGAGCCGGCTGCTCGACCACACGCTGGGCCAGGGCAACTACCATCCCGTGGAGTTCCAACTCTTCTACATGAACATCCGCCGCAATGCGTCCGAGCGCGTGGCGGCGTTCCCGCGCACGGGAGCCACCGCGAACACCCAACGTGACCTCGCCCGTGAATGATCGTCCACAAGGCCCCGACATGAATGACCTCTCCGCCCACTTCAACCCGATGGCCCCCGACCAGCTCGCCAATCCCTATCCGCTCTATGCGCGGCTGCGGCGAGAACGGCCCGTCTTCTACAGTCCCACGTTCGACCTGTGGGTCGTCACCCGTTACGCGGACATCTCCGAGGTCGAGAAGGACACCGCGCGCTTCTCCTCGGTGGGAGCGCTCGATGCCAGGGCCGAGCCACACCCCGAGGTGCGCGCCGTTCTCGCGCAGGCGTACCCTCGATTCCTCTCACTCGTCCAGAGCGACCTCCCGGACCACACCCGCGTCCGAGCCGTGTTCGGCAAGGCCTTGAGCGCCCAGCGCATCGCGGCGATGGAGTCCACCATCCGAGCAACGGCGGACGCGCTCATCGACGGCTTCCTCCGCGAGGGCAAGGCGGACCTCATCCAACAGTTCGCCTACGCGCTGCCGGGCTTCATCATCTGCGACCTGCTCGGCGTGCCGCGCTCCGACATGGAGCAGCTCAAGCGCTGGTCCGATGACAAGACGCTGTTGATGTCAGCGACCGCCCCCATCGAGCAGCAGGTCCAGAGCGCACACGGCTTCATCGCGATGGAGCGCTACTTCCAGGAGCAGCTCCACGAGCGGCGGCGCCACCCGCGCGAGGATCTGCTGACGCTCCTCGTGCCCCAGTCGTTGGGTGGCACCGCGCCCCTGAGCGAGCAGGAGGCGGTGTGCAACGCCATGGACCTGTTCGCCGCTGGCCACGAAACGACGACGGGACTCATCGGCAACGGCATGTGGTTGCTGTTCAATGCCCCGGAGCAATTGGAGGCCGTGCGGAAGGACCCCAGCCTCCTGCCCAACGCACTCGAGGAGGTGCTGCGAATGGAATCACCCATCCGCGGCTTCTTCCGGACGGTGATGGCCGACACCCCGTTGAGTGGAGTCACCCTCCCGAAGGGCTCGCGGGCGTTCATCCTGTACGCGTCCGGCAACCGCGACGAGACGCAGTTCACCGAGCCGGACCGCTTCGACATCCACCGCGCCGATGCGAAGAAGCACCTGGCGTTCGGCAAGGGCATCCACTTCTGCGTCGGCGCCCCGCTGGCGAAGCTGGAAGGGCGGATCGCCTTCGAGCAGTTGCTGCGGCGGTTGCCCGGCCTGCGGCTGCGGACGGACG
This is a stretch of genomic DNA from Archangium violaceum. It encodes these proteins:
- a CDS encoding cytochrome P450 produces the protein MNDLSAHFNPMAPDQLANPYPLYARLRRERPVFYSPTFDLWVVTRYADISEVEKDTARFSSVGALDARAEPHPEVRAVLAQAYPRFLSLVQSDLPDHTRVRAVFGKALSAQRIAAMESTIRATADALIDGFLREGKADLIQQFAYALPGFIICDLLGVPRSDMEQLKRWSDDKTLLMSATAPIEQQVQSAHGFIAMERYFQEQLHERRRHPREDLLTLLVPQSLGGTAPLSEQEAVCNAMDLFAAGHETTTGLIGNGMWLLFNAPEQLEAVRKDPSLLPNALEEVLRMESPIRGFFRTVMADTPLSGVTLPKGSRAFILYASGNRDETQFTEPDRFDIHRADAKKHLAFGKGIHFCVGAPLAKLEGRIAFEQLLRRLPGLRLRTDEAPVFRPYFMLRGFEHLPIAWDVSPPGGGT
- a CDS encoding DUF3089 domain-containing protein encodes the protein MRNRFRRFLITTLSACILLGVLLVMNFASIFFWSITPGTPFSEARPPAPPDYTQASAWSALPELHDLADTLPPSSPGVDQSQALVDVFYIHPTTYVGAEWNGPIDDPSLNAATDRVATLLQASAFNACCAIYAPRYRQANLTALTGQGEENLAAVDLAYQDVAAAFRYWREKYNHGRPFILASHSQGTVHARRLLREAVSGTPLRNQLVAAYLIGIPMPEGALRQSLPDIPICASPEQTGCLISWNARGAGYTERIQVREPVTDTTSASGPFLCVNPLTWRHDTQPAPRGRNEGAVFLETTPPRVMPGLTGAQCKEGKLEVLLGEDPPRDFMSRLLDHTLGQGNYHPVEFQLFYMNIRRNASERVAAFPRTGATANTQRDLARE